Proteins co-encoded in one Thermomicrobiales bacterium genomic window:
- the cofC gene encoding 2-phospho-L-lactate guanylyltransferase, with the protein MKTSAIDRRSTTMSAAADLRIYALLPFRGLVNAKSRLASALSEAERRQLALALLNRAVAAVADAGVERIAVVTRDPLLAASGLDPRAEVLLQDNEGLNAAVRQGQRWALSGGAGGLLILLPDLPTLDVADIRAIIDAAAPDAAVLAPDRHGTGTNALLLAPPDGIAPAFGVGSAARHRRSLALADIPITDVERRGTHLDLDTPDDIRALENARRAADHAPGASRSAPKVNHHSSGV; encoded by the coding sequence ATGAAGACCAGCGCGATCGATCGTCGGAGTACAACCATGAGCGCTGCGGCCGATCTCCGCATCTACGCGCTGCTGCCATTCCGCGGGCTGGTGAACGCCAAGAGCCGGCTAGCCAGCGCGCTATCCGAGGCGGAGCGACGCCAGTTGGCGCTCGCGCTGCTGAATCGCGCGGTAGCCGCCGTTGCCGACGCTGGAGTCGAGCGCATCGCCGTCGTGACACGCGATCCGCTGCTGGCCGCTTCCGGCCTCGATCCACGCGCCGAAGTGCTGCTCCAGGACAACGAGGGGCTGAATGCCGCCGTGCGCCAGGGGCAACGCTGGGCGCTATCTGGTGGCGCGGGTGGGCTGTTGATTCTGCTGCCCGATCTGCCAACGCTCGATGTCGCCGATATCCGCGCGATCATCGACGCAGCCGCGCCGGACGCCGCGGTCCTGGCGCCCGACCGCCACGGAACCGGGACGAACGCGCTGCTGCTCGCGCCGCCAGACGGGATTGCGCCGGCCTTCGGCGTCGGCAGCGCCGCTCGCCATCGTCGCAGCCTGGCGCTAGCCGATATCCCGATCACCGACGTGGAGCGGCGCGGCACGCACCTCGACCTTGACACACCGGACGATATCCGGGCGCTCGAGAATGCGCGCCGAGCCGCCGATCATGCTCCGGGAGCCTCGCGATCCGCCCCGAAGGTGAACCACCATTCATCCGGTGTGTAA
- a CDS encoding MDR family MFS transporter: MESISSTTHEANSPFDEARDSRWKIISIVAAVMLGMLLSSLDQTIVGTAMPRVIADLHGLEHYAWVFTAYMLASTVSVPIYGKLSDIYGRRPFYMLGMVIFLLGSALSGMAQSMPQLILFRGIQGLGAGAMMPIAMAIIGDVFPPAERGKWQGLLMSVFGLTTIVGPTLGGWLTDNWGWRWVFYVNMPVGVLALIVAGLALPRKVTRRSHTVDYLGAAALVAGTVPLLLGFSWAGTEYAWGSPQIIGLLVFAVIALAAFVVIETKAAEPIISPRLFRNQIFRVSSLATFLTAAGMFGATLYLPLFIQGVLGKSATNSGAVLTPMMLGFIVSSIVGGQIMSRTGRYKFLALGGFVVATVGMALLARMPADVSSSVVIRNMIILGLGIGVSMSLFTIIVQNAFPFRQLGEVTASLTFFRSIGGTIGAALFGTIMTNRFHASFNASLSPEIRQVIPADQLTQLGNPQVLLSEQTMTSLRQLFGAAGASGNDLFNQFMLTVRDSLSASIGDLFAVGAVMMALAVVSVLFLREIPLRSSFAEDPIAVTGEAVAAAAAEIPTSLAGGQSAPISAGSDRLGQSRPLPGSSD; encoded by the coding sequence TTGGAATCGATCTCCTCAACCACGCACGAAGCCAACTCCCCATTCGACGAGGCCCGCGACTCACGCTGGAAGATAATCTCGATCGTGGCCGCGGTCATGCTCGGCATGCTGCTATCGTCACTCGACCAGACCATCGTCGGCACAGCGATGCCGCGCGTTATCGCGGATCTCCATGGTCTCGAGCACTATGCCTGGGTCTTCACCGCCTACATGCTGGCCTCGACGGTCAGCGTGCCGATCTACGGCAAGCTCTCCGACATCTATGGCCGCCGGCCGTTTTATATGCTCGGTATGGTCATCTTCCTGCTTGGCTCGGCCCTGTCGGGCATGGCGCAGAGCATGCCGCAACTCATCCTGTTTCGCGGCATCCAGGGGCTCGGCGCGGGGGCGATGATGCCGATCGCGATGGCGATCATCGGCGACGTCTTCCCGCCGGCCGAGCGTGGCAAGTGGCAGGGGCTGTTGATGTCCGTCTTCGGGTTGACGACGATCGTCGGCCCGACCCTCGGTGGGTGGCTCACCGATAACTGGGGCTGGCGTTGGGTGTTCTACGTCAACATGCCGGTTGGCGTGCTGGCGCTCATCGTCGCCGGACTGGCCCTGCCGCGCAAGGTCACTCGCCGGTCGCACACAGTCGACTACCTCGGCGCAGCCGCGTTGGTCGCGGGGACAGTCCCGCTGCTGCTTGGCTTCTCCTGGGCTGGAACGGAGTATGCCTGGGGCTCGCCGCAGATCATTGGCCTGCTCGTCTTCGCTGTCATCGCGCTGGCTGCATTCGTCGTTATCGAGACGAAGGCGGCCGAGCCAATCATCAGCCCGCGCTTGTTCCGCAACCAGATCTTCCGTGTCTCGTCATTGGCAACGTTCCTGACAGCGGCAGGAATGTTCGGCGCGACCCTCTACCTGCCGCTCTTTATCCAGGGAGTGCTGGGCAAGAGCGCGACGAACTCCGGCGCGGTGCTGACTCCGATGATGCTCGGCTTCATCGTCAGCAGCATCGTCGGTGGCCAGATCATGTCGCGAACCGGACGCTACAAGTTCCTGGCGCTGGGCGGCTTCGTGGTCGCGACGGTTGGCATGGCCCTGCTTGCGCGGATGCCGGCCGATGTCTCCAGCAGCGTCGTCATCCGCAACATGATCATCCTCGGCCTGGGCATCGGCGTCTCGATGAGCCTGTTCACGATCATCGTCCAGAACGCCTTCCCGTTCCGCCAGCTCGGCGAGGTGACCGCCAGCCTGACGTTCTTCCGTTCGATCGGCGGGACGATCGGCGCGGCGCTGTTTGGCACGATCATGACCAATCGCTTCCACGCATCGTTCAACGCGAGTCTGTCTCCTGAGATCCGGCAGGTCATCCCGGCAGATCAGCTCACCCAGCTCGGCAATCCGCAGGTACTGCTATCAGAGCAGACGATGACCAGCCTGCGCCAACTCTTCGGCGCAGCGGGGGCATCGGGCAACGATCTGTTCAACCAGTTCATGCTCACCGTCCGCGACAGCCTCTCGGCATCCATTGGCGACCTGTTCGCCGTGGGCGCCGTCATGATGGCGCTGGCGGTCGTCTCCGTGCTCTTCCTCCGTGAGATCCCGCTGCGCTCCAGCTTCGCCGAAGACCCCATTGCTGTGACTGGCGAAGCCGTTGCGGCAGCGGCGGCGGAGATTCCAACGAGCCTGGCCGGCGGCCAGAGCGCGCCGATTAGCGCCGGCAGCGACCGGCTGGGCCAATCCCGGCCATTGCCAGGGTCGAGCGACTAA
- a CDS encoding helix-turn-helix domain-containing protein — MTTSTTRRRGRPRSIPEAQRREELLDAAMELFLDQGIELTTVAQIAARAGVASGTVYLYVGSKESLVAALRARFREAMAGEIERLVDGWAGPFAGLIDALVDLTFELHMTHRTEIDLFRRQIPADAIREVAESRRRYNAPLTRAIQQAAARGEAAVPGGDPELLAYLLSGAIEESVYACLTFGFPADAEALRVAARAMAHKLLNPAAGVLAATGGA, encoded by the coding sequence GTGACAACATCGACGACAAGACGGCGCGGAAGACCCCGGTCGATCCCAGAGGCGCAGCGACGCGAGGAGCTGCTCGACGCCGCGATGGAGCTCTTCCTCGACCAGGGAATCGAGTTGACGACGGTCGCTCAGATCGCCGCGCGAGCCGGTGTCGCCAGCGGCACGGTCTACCTGTATGTCGGCAGCAAGGAATCGCTCGTCGCAGCGTTGCGGGCGCGGTTCCGCGAGGCGATGGCCGGCGAGATCGAGCGTCTGGTCGATGGCTGGGCGGGCCCGTTCGCTGGGCTGATCGACGCGCTGGTGGATCTGACATTCGAACTCCACATGACTCACCGGACGGAGATCGATCTGTTTCGCCGCCAGATCCCGGCTGACGCGATTCGCGAAGTGGCCGAAAGTCGTCGCCGCTACAACGCGCCATTGACCCGCGCGATCCAGCAAGCGGCTGCCCGAGGCGAGGCCGCCGTCCCTGGCGGAGACCCGGAGCTACTGGCCTACTTGCTATCCGGCGCGATCGAGGAATCGGTGTATGCATGCCTGACGTTCGGCTTTCCCGCCGACGCCGAGGCGCTGCGCGTGGCGGCCCGCGCGATGGCCCACAAGCTGCTGAATCCAGCAGCAGGGGTTCTGGCCGCGACAGGAGGTGCATGA
- a CDS encoding C40 family peptidase — translation MRRLSSIPLILLLLTLLTSASLPTPVARAEPGGVVVVLGQWSDQIQQAAAAENVPWQVVASVVMVESAGNPALISPSGGIGLMQVRPDLFPSAAGVDLTDPATNLRAGVAILATLDQRWGSWSQVAAAYTGRIDERGNTVERLDDHGLTGREYVALIERQSASLGYPIGPVAVPYSLVPREVDVVRMAMSALGTPYVWGGESYDEGGFDCSGLVQWAWAQLGVSVVRTAAEQFAATQRLDPADVQPGDLIFFANTTPVGRQASALAGQQNDGQPVWVITHVGIYVGNGMMIHAPDVGEFVRVDKLDTPFWRAHLAGYGRVATGR, via the coding sequence ATGCGTCGCCTCTCGAGCATCCCGCTCATCCTTCTGTTGCTCACATTGCTTACGTCAGCCAGCCTGCCGACGCCGGTGGCTCGCGCCGAACCCGGCGGTGTCGTCGTCGTCCTCGGCCAGTGGTCGGACCAGATTCAGCAGGCGGCAGCCGCGGAAAACGTTCCGTGGCAGGTCGTCGCGTCGGTCGTGATGGTCGAGTCGGCCGGCAACCCCGCGCTGATCTCGCCGTCTGGCGGCATCGGGCTGATGCAGGTCCGGCCGGACCTCTTCCCGAGCGCAGCCGGGGTTGATCTGACCGACCCGGCGACGAATCTGCGGGCTGGCGTGGCGATTCTCGCCACCCTCGACCAGCGCTGGGGGTCGTGGTCACAGGTTGCGGCAGCGTATACGGGGCGGATCGACGAACGGGGCAACACCGTCGAGCGGCTGGATGACCATGGCCTGACCGGCCGCGAGTACGTCGCCCTCATCGAGCGCCAGTCCGCCAGCCTCGGCTATCCGATCGGACCCGTTGCCGTGCCATATAGCCTCGTCCCACGCGAGGTCGATGTTGTCCGCATGGCGATGTCGGCGCTCGGCACGCCCTATGTCTGGGGTGGCGAGTCGTACGACGAGGGTGGGTTCGACTGCTCCGGTCTCGTCCAGTGGGCATGGGCGCAACTGGGCGTATCGGTTGTTCGGACCGCCGCCGAGCAATTCGCCGCGACCCAGCGGCTCGACCCGGCCGATGTCCAGCCGGGCGACCTCATCTTCTTCGCCAACACTACCCCGGTCGGCCGACAGGCGAGCGCGCTGGCCGGCCAGCAGAACGACGGCCAGCCCGTATGGGTAATCACCCATGTCGGCATCTACGTCGGCAACGGGATGATGATCCACGCCCCGGACGTCGGCGAGTTCGTCCGTGTCGACAAGCTCGACACACCCTTCTGGCGCGCCCATCTTGCCGGCTACGGCCGGGTCGCCACCGGCCGCTGA
- a CDS encoding SCO family protein yields MSEQTGDTASDTNKRPGWLARAGLMILVSSIIAVSAFATWTFLTRNDAPLPGVGTKQVIDPPREMPDFTLTSDSGQPLRLSDLRGTPVLLFFGFTHCPDVCPTTLGEFRQIKAKMGEKGEQARFVFISVDGSRDTPESLAAYLHAFDPAFIGLTGDEELVRTIGKDYYVYFERVTLGTATAAGENYTVDHTTYSYLIDADGRLRVIYPFQAPTQMIADDIKSLL; encoded by the coding sequence ATGAGCGAGCAGACCGGGGACACCGCTTCGGACACGAACAAGCGGCCCGGGTGGCTTGCGCGGGCGGGGCTGATGATTCTGGTCAGCAGCATCATCGCCGTCTCAGCGTTCGCCACCTGGACATTCCTCACGCGCAACGATGCGCCTCTCCCAGGGGTCGGCACGAAACAGGTCATCGATCCGCCCAGGGAGATGCCCGACTTCACCCTCACCAGCGACTCGGGCCAACCGCTCCGGCTGAGCGACCTGCGCGGCACACCAGTGCTGCTGTTCTTCGGCTTCACCCATTGTCCCGACGTCTGCCCAACCACACTGGGCGAATTCCGCCAGATCAAGGCGAAGATGGGCGAAAAGGGCGAGCAGGCCAGATTCGTCTTCATCAGCGTCGACGGATCCCGCGATACGCCGGAGTCTCTTGCTGCGTATCTTCATGCATTTGACCCCGCGTTCATCGGGCTGACCGGGGACGAGGAGCTGGTGCGAACGATCGGCAAAGACTATTATGTATACTTTGAGCGAGTGACGCTTGGGACAGCAACGGCGGCTGGCGAGAATTACACCGTCGACCACACGACCTACTCGTATCTGATCGACGCCGACGGGCGCCTGCGCGTGATCTATCCGTTCCAGGCGCCGACGCAGATGATTGCCGACGATATCAAGTCGCTCCTCTGA
- a CDS encoding copper chaperone PCu(A)C, protein MFTEIRAWKIVPLTIVILAVLLAACGNDDGNATATSPAAGAATAATSADGISVSSAWARAAVGPMASGSPMATDASPMPGHNMGTPMAGMGNGGGTNSAAFMVIQNDSDTEQRLISAASSVAEVVEIHETTMTDGTMRMRPVEGGVVVPAHGSVELKPRGLHVMLIGLKQPLNAGDTIALTLTFESGVTIELNAVEVRQP, encoded by the coding sequence ATGTTTACAGAGATTCGGGCATGGAAGATCGTGCCGCTAACCATTGTCATACTCGCGGTGCTGCTGGCTGCCTGCGGCAACGACGACGGCAACGCCACAGCCACATCGCCGGCCGCAGGGGCGGCCACAGCCGCGACGTCAGCGGATGGTATCTCGGTGAGCAGCGCCTGGGCTCGGGCCGCTGTTGGCCCGATGGCATCCGGCAGCCCGATGGCCACGGACGCCAGCCCAATGCCCGGCCACAATATGGGGACTCCGATGGCAGGAATGGGTAACGGCGGAGGCACGAATAGCGCCGCCTTCATGGTGATCCAGAACGACTCCGACACCGAGCAGCGACTGATCTCCGCAGCATCGAGCGTCGCCGAGGTCGTTGAGATTCACGAGACCACGATGACCGACGGCACGATGCGGATGCGGCCCGTCGAAGGAGGCGTTGTCGTTCCGGCCCACGGTTCGGTCGAGCTGAAGCCACGCGGACTCCACGTCATGCTGATCGGTCTGAAGCAACCGCTAAACGCGGGCGACACGATCGCGCTGACGCTCACATTCGAATCGGGAGTGACAATCGAGCTCAACGCAGTCGAGGTTCGCCAGCCATGA
- a CDS encoding response regulator, giving the protein MERVLVVDDDDVIRDLLVSILEEETGYEVIMAANGRDALDRLAESRVDAIVCDVNMPVMDGIELVRAVRADSHLSEMPVIVISAIETPESLDPLLDIDVMIEKPFDIATLTACLAFVFSDAHTSHQHIWINHRHVGAQLPWYSAAHHA; this is encoded by the coding sequence ATGGAACGCGTTCTCGTTGTTGACGACGACGATGTCATCCGCGATTTGCTTGTCTCGATTCTCGAAGAGGAAACCGGCTACGAGGTGATCATGGCGGCAAACGGGCGCGACGCGCTCGATCGGCTGGCGGAATCACGAGTGGATGCGATTGTCTGTGATGTCAACATGCCGGTGATGGACGGGATCGAGCTGGTCCGCGCCGTGCGGGCCGATTCACACCTCAGCGAGATGCCGGTTATCGTCATTTCCGCGATTGAGACGCCGGAGAGTCTGGATCCTCTTCTCGATATCGATGTCATGATCGAGAAGCCATTCGACATCGCAACACTCACTGCCTGCCTCGCCTTCGTCTTCAGTGACGCGCACACGAGCCACCAGCACATCTGGATCAATCACCGCCACGTGGGAGCTCAACTGCCCTGGTATTCAGCCGCGCACCACGCCTGA
- a CDS encoding FixH family protein, with amino-acid sequence MTLPAACRPASATEDGRTTSRKRIAIVGAIILLVLAGCGRSESAGEAGDITVRVTTDPAPAIVGPARIVMLLTDRSNTPISGATIRIESTMSHAGMLPVIRDAVETTRGQYEVDDFEFTMAGNWVLVVSGTTSAGDPLRKQVDIGAVRIGSPSVDQPLIPSERCYSTPTPTVQD; translated from the coding sequence ATGACCCTCCCGGCCGCGTGCCGCCCGGCATCGGCCACCGAGGACGGCCGGACGACAAGCCGCAAACGAATCGCAATTGTCGGGGCGATTATCCTGCTGGTTCTCGCGGGATGTGGACGAAGTGAAAGCGCGGGCGAGGCTGGCGATATTACGGTCCGTGTCACGACCGACCCAGCCCCGGCCATCGTCGGCCCGGCGCGGATCGTCATGCTTCTGACCGATCGGTCGAACACGCCGATTAGCGGCGCAACAATCCGCATCGAGAGTACGATGAGCCATGCCGGTATGCTTCCGGTCATCCGGGATGCTGTCGAGACCACCCGGGGTCAGTATGAGGTCGACGACTTCGAGTTCACGATGGCTGGGAACTGGGTACTGGTCGTTAGCGGCACGACAAGCGCGGGCGACCCACTCAGGAAGCAGGTTGATATCGGAGCGGTCAGAATAGGGTCACCGTCGGTAGACCAGCCTCTGATACCGTCCGAACGCTGCTATTCGACACCGACACCAACTGTTCAGGATTGA
- a CDS encoding PIG-L family deacetylase: MTETDSRPTLLAIFAHPDDEAFGCGGALARHAAAGHRVVLVCATRGELGEISDPALATPETLGEVREQELRCAAAALGISELIFLDYRDSGMAGTEGNTDPRAFAAQPADAVVRKLVEVIRRERPGAILTFEPGGGYGHPDHIAAHHHTMAALSAAGTTTYAPELGAPWRTPLTWWSVLPRSAFRALRDAMSSAGLDTTWADELIETSAGWPDDEVDLMLDIAAWTDDKWRASECHATQFGENNLIRQARESLGPGLMTHEAFVLAADSRRRDAPPADLLPS, encoded by the coding sequence ATGACCGAGACGGATAGCAGGCCGACGTTGCTGGCGATCTTCGCCCACCCCGACGACGAAGCATTCGGCTGCGGCGGGGCGCTGGCTCGCCACGCCGCCGCCGGCCACCGGGTTGTGCTCGTCTGCGCAACACGCGGCGAGCTGGGAGAGATCAGCGACCCGGCGCTGGCGACGCCAGAGACGCTGGGCGAGGTCCGCGAGCAGGAGCTGCGCTGTGCCGCCGCCGCGCTCGGTATCTCCGAGCTGATCTTCCTGGACTATCGCGATTCCGGCATGGCCGGGACGGAGGGGAATACCGACCCTCGCGCGTTCGCGGCGCAGCCGGCCGACGCGGTCGTCCGCAAGCTGGTCGAGGTCATTCGCCGCGAGCGGCCCGGCGCGATCCTGACATTCGAGCCGGGCGGCGGCTATGGCCATCCAGACCACATCGCGGCGCACCACCACACGATGGCGGCGTTGAGCGCGGCAGGCACGACAACCTATGCGCCCGAGCTTGGCGCGCCCTGGCGGACGCCACTGACCTGGTGGTCGGTCCTCCCCCGGTCGGCGTTTCGCGCGCTGCGCGACGCGATGTCCAGCGCGGGTCTCGACACCACCTGGGCCGACGAGCTGATCGAGACTTCGGCCGGCTGGCCCGACGATGAGGTGGATCTGATGCTCGATATCGCCGCCTGGACCGACGACAAGTGGCGAGCGTCCGAGTGCCACGCAACTCAATTCGGAGAGAACAACCTGATCCGACAGGCTCGAGAGTCGCTCGGCCCCGGACTGATGACCCACGAGGCGTTCGTGCTGGCGGCCGACAGCCGTCGCAGGGACGCGCCGCCGGCCGACCTGCTTCCCAGTTAG
- a CDS encoding peptide ABC transporter substrate-binding protein: MSLSQKLDQLQTDVLSGKLTRRATLKRGLALGLSAPVIAGLLAACGGSGSTTPAGGGATAPAGGATAPAGGATAPAGGSAGSGQAGGSGTLRLLWWQAPTILNPHLSTGTKDSDGSRIFYEPLADFDTDGNMFPVLATEAPTLDNGGVSKDGLSITWKLREGVKWHDGKPFTADDVVFTWEYASNPATSAVTQGIYSRAASVEKVDDLTVKVSFAKPSPGWYDLFVGPNGGVLPKHVFGDYVGEKSRDASANLAPVGTGPFKLKEFRAGDTVWGDRFVDYWDAGKPHFDSVEMKGGGDSQGAARAVLQSGEADWAWNLQVEPSVLAQMEQGGAGILFSGPGASSERVMINFADPNKEVDGARSEPSTQHPIFKNKDARNAIALSVQRDVIVEQLYGKGGTVTPNNLNTPPQFVSPNTTWEYNIDKAKELLAGVPEAAGYKLLFQTSINSVRQKTQEIIKQSLEKVAFKVELKSIDGSVFFSSDAGNPDTNRKFYADLQMYTNGPDSPYPIAWARRFRSDEICQKSNSWAATNVTRYNNPEFDKLHDQAQVEMDPAKQAELFIAMNDLTVNDFVEVPIVHRGNLIAVSKTLEGYSPAAFMSDVYDMKNWSKKA; the protein is encoded by the coding sequence GTGAGCCTCAGTCAGAAGCTGGACCAGCTGCAAACCGATGTGCTATCGGGCAAGCTCACACGCCGCGCCACGCTGAAGCGCGGACTCGCTCTCGGCCTGAGTGCGCCGGTGATCGCTGGCCTGTTGGCGGCCTGCGGTGGCAGCGGCAGCACCACGCCGGCCGGCGGTGGAGCAACGGCCCCGGCTGGCGGCGCGACGGCTCCGGCTGGCGGCGCAACTGCCCCGGCTGGCGGCTCGGCGGGGTCCGGTCAGGCGGGTGGTAGCGGAACGCTTCGGCTGCTGTGGTGGCAGGCGCCGACGATCCTCAACCCGCACCTCTCGACCGGCACAAAGGACTCCGACGGTTCGCGCATTTTCTACGAGCCGCTCGCAGACTTTGACACTGATGGCAACATGTTCCCGGTTCTCGCGACCGAAGCACCGACGCTGGACAACGGCGGCGTCTCCAAGGATGGTCTGAGCATCACCTGGAAGCTGCGCGAAGGCGTGAAGTGGCACGATGGCAAGCCGTTTACGGCTGATGATGTTGTGTTCACCTGGGAGTACGCTTCCAACCCGGCGACCTCCGCGGTCACCCAGGGAATCTATTCCCGCGCAGCGTCCGTCGAAAAAGTCGACGACCTGACGGTCAAGGTTTCATTCGCGAAGCCATCGCCGGGTTGGTACGACCTGTTCGTTGGGCCGAATGGTGGCGTCTTGCCGAAGCACGTCTTTGGCGACTATGTTGGCGAGAAGTCCCGTGACGCATCAGCGAACCTGGCCCCGGTCGGCACTGGCCCGTTCAAGCTCAAGGAATTCCGCGCCGGCGACACCGTCTGGGGAGATCGCTTCGTTGATTACTGGGATGCCGGCAAGCCTCACTTCGACAGTGTCGAGATGAAGGGCGGCGGTGATTCACAGGGCGCGGCCCGCGCCGTGCTGCAATCTGGTGAGGCTGACTGGGCCTGGAACCTGCAGGTCGAACCATCGGTGCTGGCACAGATGGAGCAAGGCGGCGCTGGCATTCTGTTCTCTGGTCCTGGCGCCAGCTCCGAGCGAGTCATGATCAACTTCGCCGACCCGAACAAAGAAGTTGATGGCGCGCGCTCCGAGCCGAGCACCCAGCACCCGATTTTCAAGAACAAGGACGCGCGTAACGCGATCGCCCTGTCGGTTCAGCGCGATGTGATTGTCGAGCAGCTGTACGGTAAGGGCGGTACGGTTACCCCGAATAACTTGAATACTCCACCGCAGTTCGTCTCGCCGAACACGACGTGGGAGTACAACATCGACAAGGCGAAGGAGCTGCTGGCGGGAGTACCGGAGGCGGCCGGCTACAAGCTGCTGTTCCAGACTTCGATCAACTCTGTGCGGCAGAAGACGCAGGAGATCATCAAGCAGAGTCTTGAGAAGGTGGCATTCAAGGTCGAGCTGAAGTCGATCGACGGCTCGGTCTTCTTCTCGTCCGACGCCGGCAACCCGGACACCAACCGGAAGTTCTATGCCGATCTGCAGATGTACACCAACGGGCCGGATAGCCCCTACCCGATCGCCTGGGCGCGGCGCTTCCGTAGCGATGAGATCTGCCAGAAGTCCAACAGCTGGGCAGCAACAAACGTCACCCGCTACAACAACCCCGAGTTTGACAAGCTCCACGATCAGGCACAGGTTGAGATGGATCCGGCCAAGCAGGCCGAATTGTTCATCGCGATGAACGACCTGACGGTCAACGACTTCGTCGAGGTGCCGATCGTGCACCGCGGCAACCTGATCGCCGTATCGAAGACTCTCGAGGGCTACTCTCCGGCCGCCTTCATGAGCGATGTCTACGACATGAAGAACTGGAGCAAGAAGGCCTAG
- the cofD gene encoding 2-phospho-L-lactate transferase produces the protein MTQRIVTLAGGVGGAKLAHGLQMALDDPTMMTVIINTADDFQLYGLHISPDIDTVMYTLAGLANTATGWGVRDDTFTTLTMMSQYGEDPWFQLGDRDFATHILRTRALRAGTTLTVATTSLARALGITPTLLPMTDDPVATLIDTPGGRLDFQDYFVARRHADIVTDVVLDGIAAVRPSPAALDALSTADAVIICPSNPIVSIGPILAVPGLRDAVESASGPLIVVSPIVGGEALKGPAALMMEGLGHEVSALGVARMYAGLATGIVIDAVDSALAPAIEALGMQALVTDAIMRDDAGRERLAREVLDFATTLAAARAGAR, from the coding sequence ATGACCCAGCGAATCGTGACACTGGCAGGCGGAGTCGGCGGAGCCAAGCTCGCCCACGGACTGCAGATGGCGCTCGACGACCCAACCATGATGACGGTCATCATCAATACCGCGGATGATTTCCAGCTCTACGGGCTGCATATCTCTCCCGATATCGACACAGTGATGTACACGCTGGCCGGCCTCGCCAACACGGCCACCGGCTGGGGTGTCCGCGACGATACGTTCACGACGCTGACGATGATGTCACAGTACGGCGAGGATCCCTGGTTCCAGCTCGGTGACCGCGACTTCGCCACCCACATCCTTCGCACCCGGGCGCTGCGCGCGGGCACGACGCTAACCGTGGCAACCACCAGCCTGGCCCGGGCACTCGGCATCACACCAACCCTGCTGCCGATGACCGACGACCCTGTTGCGACACTGATCGACACGCCCGGCGGCCGGCTGGACTTTCAGGATTACTTCGTCGCCCGTCGCCACGCAGATATCGTCACCGACGTTGTGCTGGACGGCATCGCGGCGGTGCGGCCCAGCCCTGCCGCGCTGGACGCTCTCTCCACAGCCGACGCGGTCATCATCTGCCCATCGAACCCGATCGTGTCGATCGGCCCGATTCTGGCCGTGCCGGGGCTGCGCGACGCGGTCGAGTCGGCATCGGGTCCCCTCATCGTCGTCTCGCCGATCGTCGGTGGCGAAGCGCTCAAGGGGCCGGCGGCGCTGATGATGGAGGGGCTTGGCCACGAAGTCTCAGCGCTTGGTGTTGCCCGGATGTATGCCGGCCTGGCGACGGGAATTGTCATCGACGCGGTCGATTCCGCGCTCGCCCCGGCGATAGAAGCACTTGGCATGCAGGCATTGGTTACGGACGCGATCATGCGCGACGATGCCGGTCGCGAGCGGCTTGCTCGCGAAGTGCTCGATTTCGCGACGACGCTTGCCGCGGCGCGAGCCGGAGCACGATGA